Proteins encoded in a region of the Populus nigra chromosome 3, ddPopNigr1.1, whole genome shotgun sequence genome:
- the LOC133689618 gene encoding uncharacterized protein LOC133689618 isoform X1: MTESLDDGEFWLPPQFLIDDDTVLMEQNSENSLNWSARDVFGYSKTDSGKSLFPSEFPCGFGSFGFSSDLSSPVESVVGSTETESDEEDYLAGLTRQMAHSTLEDGFKRNDLTFGTEKSKGWVVSGSPQSTLCAVGSGCGCGQGSSRGSPSGSSPPATWDLLYAAAGEVERMRVNNEEGCGFNNQSRGLLGPPRKPSPVSIPLKNPNSDVSLYQQQQSLSYQKLQASQFQQLKVQQQMMQQQQQQQQSVWGGKTKGTGVLFPQQPQQAQSVVQNRGRNVTSVSRGPLGLSVSAWPPLRNSAQQQQQQQLQQHSNSQGGSGMRAVFLGNPGGKKECAGTGVFLPRQIGARTESRKKPGCSTVLLPAKVVQALNLNLEGMGAQAQFGPRYNGSFATYSDAAVRVRNDNILSHQKQPRNSRPQPVMNNEVRLPQEWTY, translated from the exons ATGACTGAGAGCTTAGATGACGGAGAGTTTTGGCTGCCTCCGCAGTTTCTTATAGACGACGATACAGTACTCATGGAACAGAACAGTGAAAATAGCTTGAACTGGAGTGCTAGGGATGTGTTTGGCTACTCTAAAACTGACTCTGGGAAATCTTTGTTCCCATCAGAGTTTCCTTGTGGGTTTGGTTCCTTTGGTTTCTCTTCGGATCTCAGTTCTCCTGTTGAGTCTGTGGTAGGCTCTACTGAGACAGAGAGTGATGAGGAAGATTACCTTGCTGGGTTAACTCGCCAAATGGCGCACTCTACTCTTGAAGATGGTTTCAAGAGGAACGACCTCACTTTTGGCACCGAAAAATCAAAG GGATGGGTTGTGTCTGGATCGCCTCAATCAACGCTGTGTGCAGTTGGGAGCGGGTGCGGTTGTGGACAAGGGTCTAGCCGTGGAAGCCCAAGTGGATCTTCACCACCAGCAACCTGGGATCTTCTGTATGCGGCTGCAGGAGAAGTAGAGAGGATGAGAGTGAACAACGAAGAAGGGTGTGGCTTTAACAATCAAAGTAGAGGACTATTAGGTCCACCAAGAAAACCCTCTCCAGTCTCGATTCCGTTGAAAAATCCCAACTCTGATGTTAGTCTCTACCAACAGCAGCAGTCCCTATCTTACCAGAAGTTGCAGGCTTCTCAA TTTCAGCAGCTGAAAGTACAACAGCAAATGATgcagcagcaacagcaacagcaacagagTGTTTGGGGAGGGAAAACCAAGGGGACAGGAGTATTGTTTCCTCAACAGCCGCAACAAGCTCAGTCAGTGGTCCAAAACAGAGGGAGGAATGTTACTAGTGTGAGTAGAGGACCATTGGGTTTGTCAGTTTCTGCTTGGCCGCCTCTACGAAACAGCgcacagcaacagcaacagcaacagctcCAACAACATAGCAACAGTCAGGGCGGTTCAGGGATGCGGGCTGTTTTCCTTGGTAATCCCGgaggaaaaaaagaatgtgCCGGTACTGGGGTTTTCTTGCCTCGTCAAATCGGTGCCCGAACTGAATCTCGAAAGAAGCCAG GGTGTTCCACAGTTCTGCTCCCAGCGAAAGTGGTGCAGGCCCTCAACTTGAATTTGGAAGGAATGGGTGCTCAGGCCCAGTTCGGGCCTCGGTATAATGGAAGTTTCGCAACCTACAGTG ATGCTGCTGTAAGGGTTCGCAATGATAACATTCTTTCTCATCAGAAGCAGCCGCGCAACAGCAGGCCACAACCAGTAATGAACAATGAAGTCAGATTGCCTCAGGAATGGACTTATTGA
- the LOC133689618 gene encoding uncharacterized protein LOC133689618 isoform X2 codes for MTESLDDGEFWLPPQFLIDDDTVLMEQNSENSLNWSARDVFGYSKTDSGKSLFPSEFPCGFGSFGFSSDLSSPVESVVGSTETESDEEDYLAGLTRQMAHSTLEDGFKRNDLTFGTEKSKGWVVSGSPQSTLCAVGSGCGCGQGSSRGSPSGSSPPATWDLLYAAAGEVERMRVNNEEGCGFNNQSRGLLGPPRKPSPVSIPLKNPNSDVSLYQQQQSLSYQKLQASQFQQLKVQQQMMQQQQQQQQSVWGGKTKGTGVLFPQQPQQAQSVVQNRGRNVTSVSRGPLGLSVSAWPPLRNSAQQQQQQQLQQHSNSQGGSGMRAVFLGNPGGKKECAGTGVFLPRQIGARTESRKKPVLLPAKVVQALNLNLEGMGAQAQFGPRYNGSFATYSDAAVRVRNDNILSHQKQPRNSRPQPVMNNEVRLPQEWTY; via the exons ATGACTGAGAGCTTAGATGACGGAGAGTTTTGGCTGCCTCCGCAGTTTCTTATAGACGACGATACAGTACTCATGGAACAGAACAGTGAAAATAGCTTGAACTGGAGTGCTAGGGATGTGTTTGGCTACTCTAAAACTGACTCTGGGAAATCTTTGTTCCCATCAGAGTTTCCTTGTGGGTTTGGTTCCTTTGGTTTCTCTTCGGATCTCAGTTCTCCTGTTGAGTCTGTGGTAGGCTCTACTGAGACAGAGAGTGATGAGGAAGATTACCTTGCTGGGTTAACTCGCCAAATGGCGCACTCTACTCTTGAAGATGGTTTCAAGAGGAACGACCTCACTTTTGGCACCGAAAAATCAAAG GGATGGGTTGTGTCTGGATCGCCTCAATCAACGCTGTGTGCAGTTGGGAGCGGGTGCGGTTGTGGACAAGGGTCTAGCCGTGGAAGCCCAAGTGGATCTTCACCACCAGCAACCTGGGATCTTCTGTATGCGGCTGCAGGAGAAGTAGAGAGGATGAGAGTGAACAACGAAGAAGGGTGTGGCTTTAACAATCAAAGTAGAGGACTATTAGGTCCACCAAGAAAACCCTCTCCAGTCTCGATTCCGTTGAAAAATCCCAACTCTGATGTTAGTCTCTACCAACAGCAGCAGTCCCTATCTTACCAGAAGTTGCAGGCTTCTCAA TTTCAGCAGCTGAAAGTACAACAGCAAATGATgcagcagcaacagcaacagcaacagagTGTTTGGGGAGGGAAAACCAAGGGGACAGGAGTATTGTTTCCTCAACAGCCGCAACAAGCTCAGTCAGTGGTCCAAAACAGAGGGAGGAATGTTACTAGTGTGAGTAGAGGACCATTGGGTTTGTCAGTTTCTGCTTGGCCGCCTCTACGAAACAGCgcacagcaacagcaacagcaacagctcCAACAACATAGCAACAGTCAGGGCGGTTCAGGGATGCGGGCTGTTTTCCTTGGTAATCCCGgaggaaaaaaagaatgtgCCGGTACTGGGGTTTTCTTGCCTCGTCAAATCGGTGCCCGAACTGAATCTCGAAAGAAGCCAG TTCTGCTCCCAGCGAAAGTGGTGCAGGCCCTCAACTTGAATTTGGAAGGAATGGGTGCTCAGGCCCAGTTCGGGCCTCGGTATAATGGAAGTTTCGCAACCTACAGTG ATGCTGCTGTAAGGGTTCGCAATGATAACATTCTTTCTCATCAGAAGCAGCCGCGCAACAGCAGGCCACAACCAGTAATGAACAATGAAGTCAGATTGCCTCAGGAATGGACTTATTGA